The following coding sequences are from one Cervus canadensis isolate Bull #8, Minnesota chromosome 4, ASM1932006v1, whole genome shotgun sequence window:
- the LOC122439261 gene encoding olfactory receptor 2G3, producing MEKANDSSLIGFVLLGFSDHPRLEAVLFVFVLLFYLLTLVGNITIIIISYLDPPLHTPMYFFLSNLSLLDICFTTSLAPQTLVNLRGPEKTITYGGCVVQLYISLALGSTECILLVVMALDRYVAVCKPLHYVVIMNPRLCQQLAFISWLSGLANSLIHATFTLQLPFCGNHRLDHFICEVPALLKLACVDTTINELVLFVVSILFLLIPPALILISYGFITRAVLRLKSVEARHKAFSTCSSHLTVVIIFYGTIIYMYLQPSNSYAQDQGKFISLFYTMVTPTLNPIIYTLRNKDVKDALKKLLTGKLCSLQT from the coding sequence ATGGAAAAAGCCAATGATAGTTCTCTGATTGGTTTTGTCCTTCTAGGATTCTCAGACCACCCTCGCCTAGAGGCtgtgctctttgtatttgtccttttgttctACCTCCTGACCCTTGTGGGAAatatcaccattatcatcataTCATACCTGGATCCTCCTCTTCATACTCctatgtacttcttcctcagcaACCTCTCCCTTCTGGACATCTGCTTCACCACTAGCCTTGCACCTCAGACCCTAGTTAACCTGCGAGGACCAGAGAAAACCATCACTTATGGTGGTTGTGTGGTACAACTCTATATTTCTCTAGCACTGGGCTCAACTGAGTGTATCCTCCTGGTTGTGATGGCCTTGGATCGCTATGTTGCTGTTTGCAAACCTCTTCACTATGTGGTCATCATGAACCCACGGCTATGCCAGCAGCTGGCATTTATCTCCTGGCTCAGTGGTTTGGCCAATTCCTTGATTCACGCAACCTTTACTTTGCAGTTGCCCTTTTGTGGCAACCACAGGCTGGATCATTTTATTTGTGAGGTACCAGCTCTCCTTAAGTTGGCTTGTGTGGATACCACCATCAATGAGTTGGTGCTTTTTGTTGTTAGTATCCTGTTTCTCCTAATCCCCCCAGCACTCATCCTTATCTCCTATGGCTTCATAACTCGAGCAGTGCTGAGGCTCAAGTCAGTGGAGGCAAGGCACAAAGCCTTCAGCACCTGCTCTTCCCACCTTACAGTGGTGATCATTTTCTATGGCACCATAATTTACATGTACCTGCAACCAAGCAACAGTTATGCTCAGGACCAAGGCAAGTTCATCTCTCTTTTCTATACCATGGTGACCCCCACCTTAAATCCTATAATTTACACTTTAAGAAACAAGGATGTGAAAGATGCTCTGAAGAAACTTCTCACAGGAAAACTGTGCTCTCTACAGACATGA